One part of the Leclercia sp. LSNIH1 genome encodes these proteins:
- a CDS encoding helix-turn-helix domain-containing protein: MKTLNEAIASRSPESQKRIKEMADEMILETGLQMMREELKLSQKHVAEVMGISQPAITQLEQRGNELKITTLKRYIEAMGGKLSLDVELPNGKRVAFHI, translated from the coding sequence TTGAAAACCTTGAATGAAGCGATCGCTTCGCGTTCCCCTGAAAGCCAAAAACGCATCAAAGAAATGGCCGACGAAATGATTCTGGAAACGGGCCTGCAAATGATGCGCGAGGAACTGAAATTATCGCAAAAACACGTTGCGGAAGTGATGGGCATCAGCCAGCCCGCTATCACCCAACTTGAGCAGCGTGGCAATGAACTGAAAATCACCACGCTAAAACGCTATATCGAGGCGATGGGCGGTAAACTAAGCCTGGATGTTGAACTCCCGAACGGAAAACGCGTGGCGTTTCACATTTAG
- a CDS encoding type II toxin-antitoxin system RelE/ParE family toxin: MWTVILGEVFEAWLEDQEQGVQEKVFAALINLQTYGPRLPRPYADTVRGSRHNNMKELRIQYYGRPIRAFFAFDPVRQAIVLCAGDKSHDKKFYERLIRIADDEFSAHLAAMETRN; this comes from the coding sequence ATGTGGACGGTAATCTTAGGAGAAGTGTTTGAAGCGTGGCTGGAAGATCAAGAACAAGGCGTTCAGGAAAAGGTATTTGCAGCTCTCATAAACCTGCAAACCTATGGTCCCCGCCTTCCACGTCCCTATGCCGATACAGTCAGAGGCTCGCGACATAACAATATGAAAGAATTACGTATTCAATATTATGGCCGTCCGATTCGTGCATTTTTTGCTTTCGATCCCGTGCGTCAGGCTATTGTGCTTTGCGCAGGCGATAAAAGTCATGACAAAAAATTCTATGAACGACTCATTCGTATTGCAGATGATGAATTTTCGGCTCACCTGGCAGCAATGGAGACAAGAAATTGA
- a CDS encoding lipocalin family protein: MKLWPVVTGVAIALTLVACKSPTPPKGVQPITNFDASRYLGKWYEVARLENRFERGLEQVTATYGKRSDGQISVINRGYDPVKRKWNESEGRASFTGAPTTAALKVSFFGPFYGGYNVIKLDDNYQYALVSGPNRDYLWLLSRTPTIPDAVKEDYLNTARSLGFRVDQLVWVKQ; the protein is encoded by the coding sequence ATGAAACTATGGCCTGTTGTGACCGGTGTCGCCATTGCGCTGACCCTGGTTGCCTGTAAATCCCCTACGCCGCCGAAAGGCGTGCAGCCGATAACCAACTTTGACGCCAGCCGCTATCTCGGCAAGTGGTACGAAGTTGCCCGCCTGGAAAACCGCTTCGAACGTGGTCTGGAGCAGGTTACCGCCACCTACGGCAAGCGCAGCGACGGGCAGATCAGCGTTATCAACCGCGGATACGATCCGGTGAAACGCAAGTGGAACGAGAGCGAGGGGAGAGCCTCTTTCACCGGCGCGCCTACTACCGCCGCGCTGAAGGTCTCTTTCTTCGGCCCGTTCTACGGCGGGTATAACGTCATCAAGCTGGACGATAATTACCAGTACGCGCTGGTCAGCGGCCCGAACCGCGACTACCTGTGGCTGCTGTCGCGCACCCCGACCATTCCCGATGCGGTGAAAGAGGATTACCTCAATACCGCACGCAGCCTGGGCTTCCGGGTCGATCAGCTGGTATGGGTGAAGCAGTAA
- a CDS encoding acetyltransferase, whose product MKIESAFPSQFDRLVAIWESSVRATHHFLQESDIATLRPLLLNAYLPNLTVVIARDETVVIHGFLGVDENRIEMLFVDDASRGKGVGTLLLRHAIEHFGANEVDVNEQNPQGVGFYRYMGFEQVGRTERDGQGNPFPLLHMRYKG is encoded by the coding sequence ATGAAAATCGAATCCGCATTCCCCTCACAATTTGACCGTCTTGTCGCGATCTGGGAGTCTTCCGTTCGCGCCACTCACCACTTTTTGCAGGAGAGCGATATCGCGACATTACGCCCGTTATTGCTTAACGCCTATTTACCGAACTTAACCGTTGTTATTGCGCGGGATGAAACCGTCGTCATTCATGGCTTTTTAGGTGTGGATGAGAACCGCATTGAAATGCTGTTTGTTGATGATGCGAGCCGGGGGAAAGGCGTCGGCACGCTGCTGCTGAGGCACGCCATTGAACACTTTGGCGCCAATGAAGTGGATGTGAATGAGCAGAACCCGCAGGGGGTTGGGTTTTATCGCTATATGGGGTTTGAGCAGGTCGGGCGAACGGAGCGGGACGGGCAGGGGAATCCGTTTCCGCTGCTGCATATGCGCTATAAGGGTTAA
- a CDS encoding MerR family transcriptional regulator, with translation MAYSIGEFARLSGITATTLRAWQRRYGLLKPQRTEGGHRQYSEEDVQQALKILDWVKKGVPIGQVKPLLERPAPSRTNNWQTLQQNMLDRLQAGKIESLRQMIYDAGREYPRPELVAKVLRPLRSQVSANVPAAMTLREILDGIIIAYTSFCLESDKKAPGDNLLLSGWHLNDPCEIWLEALARTGQGHRINLLPIPPAALAPEIFPDRKWLLVTSGKLNAARKRQVEQWQQQVSLEVIILR, from the coding sequence ATGGCCTACTCCATCGGCGAATTCGCCAGACTCAGCGGGATCACCGCCACCACCCTGCGGGCGTGGCAGCGCCGCTACGGTTTACTCAAGCCGCAGCGCACGGAGGGCGGCCATCGCCAGTACAGCGAGGAGGATGTCCAACAGGCGCTGAAAATCCTCGACTGGGTGAAAAAAGGCGTCCCGATTGGCCAGGTGAAGCCGCTGCTGGAACGTCCTGCTCCGAGCCGTACCAATAACTGGCAAACGCTGCAACAGAACATGCTGGACCGTCTGCAGGCGGGCAAAATCGAATCCCTGCGCCAGATGATTTACGATGCCGGCCGCGAGTACCCCCGGCCAGAGCTGGTCGCGAAGGTGTTACGCCCCCTGCGTAGCCAGGTCTCGGCGAACGTTCCCGCCGCCATGACCCTGCGCGAGATCCTCGACGGCATTATCATCGCCTATACCTCGTTTTGCCTTGAGAGCGACAAAAAAGCGCCGGGCGACAACCTTCTACTCAGCGGCTGGCACCTGAACGACCCGTGCGAAATCTGGCTCGAAGCCTTAGCGCGCACCGGCCAGGGCCACCGTATCAACCTCCTGCCCATTCCCCCTGCCGCTCTGGCACCGGAGATCTTCCCGGACCGCAAATGGCTGTTGGTCACCAGCGGTAAGCTCAATGCCGCGCGCAAAAGGCAGGTTGAGCAATGGCAGCAGCAGGTTTCCCTTGAGGTGATTATCCTGCGATGA